The genomic interval CTTTTTCCCGAACGTCACATTTTTCCAGGTCTTCACCGCATCCTCATCAAACAGGCCGATACCGTCCTCCGCAATATAATCAAAATGCACCCCGTCAAGCTGCACGTCGCCGGCGAGCTGCAGCATCACACCCTTTTCATCATCGGCTTTTTCACCGGCCCGGCCCACTTCACGCCCCTGCCCGTCCGTAAAATCGTCTACAGATGTAATGGAAGTAACCACCAGCCGCGCTTTTTTCGGGTTTTCAGAATAGACACGGATCATTGAACCCAGCGCCGCATACAGCCCCGAACGCCCCGGCTTGTCATTCACGGCAAAACCAAGGCACAGATACGCATCCTCCGTCAGCGGCCGCTCCGGCGATCCCGCCTGCAGCACACCGTTACGGTAGATATTCACATTATAAACCGCCTTGCGGTTATCATTGATGAACGGAGCCAGACGGCCGCCGGACTGGATTTCAAGAATGCCGCCGTCATATACCTCAAACGCACCTTTATTGGTTGCCCCGCTGAATCGGAAGTCGCCGCTGATAATACACTTTCCATGCTGCAGCATCACTTCATCGCTCACACCGACGTTACTCAGAAACTCCACCGATTTTGTGCCGATCTTGCCAATCTGAAACTTATGGGAAATCTGCGAATTACAGCATTTTTCCTTCGGTGGATTTTTTGAACAGTGCCGATACACCCGACCGTCTCCCGGGAAAACCGACTCCTCGATATTAAAATAGGTGTCTTTATCGCCGCGGATCGAAATGAAATGAATCCAGCCGCCCTCCTTCACATCTACGTTTCCCCAGATTTCCAACTCATTCCGGTGCCGGCCTTTCAGTTCGGCATTCTCCTCTATCACCACGTGGCGGACCTGATGCTTACGCGAACCGGTTACGACATAATATTTTTCTGATGCCGGAAGCAGAATATCAGTATTCCGATCGGGCGGCGCAGACGCGGTTTTTCCGTTTTCCGTCCAGTTGGAGGTATCACCGACCTCACCGCTCGTCCCCGGATTCGCCCAGACCAGCTGCCGCCCTTCGTCCCACGTTTCCTGCTTCCACAGCGGTTCCACCGCCTTCACTCCGGAAATGCCGCCCAGACCAACCAATATCCCCAATAAAAAACGTAACTTCATTATGATCAAATCCCCGTCGGTTATATGTTCTCATACTTCACAGAAAATCCCCCTGTTTAGGCACTATACATTGAATATTTTACAAGACAGCCCGATCCCGGAGAGCGCTCCCATCTCTATCTGATTCCCGAACAAGAGGATAGCGAACGGCGGCGCAGAAAAGAAAAAGGCCAGCCTTTCAGCTGGCCCGAATGTTGATTTATCCGTCTTGCCGGCGGGGAAAATCGACAATCTGAGCGATTCAGAGAGCCGCCTCCCCACATCCATGTACCAACTAATCCAGCACCACTTCCTGTTCATATTCCGGAACGATGCAGTTCCAACCGGTCTTTTCAGTCAGAAATCTTCCGAAAGCCTCGGCCTGCTCTTCCTCCCCGTGGGTAATGAACACTTTTTTCGGCGGCTGCTTAATGGATGAAATCCATTGGTACAGTTCGTTCTGATCAGCATGTGCAGAGAATCCTGAAATTTTAGCCACACGGGCTTTTACCGGCATTGTTTCACCAAACAGCCGAACCTCTTCCGCTCCATCCAGAATAATGCGGCCGAGCGTCCCGCGCGACTGATACCCGACAAAAAGAATGGTGCTTTCCGGACGTTCCAGATTGCTCTTCAAATGATGCTTCACCCGCCCGCCGGTACACATCCCGGAACCGGCAATGATGATGGCCGATTCTTTTACATGGGCAATGGCCTTGGACTGATCCACCGTTCTCGACATTTCCAGACGCGGGAAATCGCAGGGTTTATCCCCCGCCCGCAGCTGCTCCAGGGTTTCATCGTCGAACAGGTCCGGATGCTTTTTGAATACATCCGTTATTTTGATCGCCATCGGGCTGTCGACAAAAACGGGCAGCAGCGGAATACGCTCTTCATTCACCAGCCCGTTGAGGTGATAGAGCAGTTCCTGCGTACGCTCGAGCGCAAAGCTCGGGATAATGATATTCCCGCCGGCTTCAACCGTTTCATTAATAATGCGTGCGAGTTCACCCGGAATGTCTTTTACCTCGCCGTGCACCCGATCTCCGTAGGTCGATTCAATCAGCACATAATCCGCAGTCTCATACTGATGCGGATCGCGCATAATCGGCAGATCCCAGCGACCGACATCGCCGGAGAACAGAATGGTCCGGGTTTCACCGCCCTGCGTAATTGAAATACGGATGGAAGAAGAGCCGAAGACATGCCCCGCCTCGCGGAATTCGGCGGTTATTCCTTCGCCAATCGTCAGGGGCCGGGCATATTTCACCTTCTGAAACATGGAACTCACCTTCTGCGCATCCTCCATCGTGTAGAGCGGCTCATAAGGAAACGGACTTTTTTTACCCTGTTTTTCATGCCGACGCTTCTTGTGTTTGATGTCCTCTTCCTGAATATGCGCCGAATCCTGCATAATGATATTGGCAATTTCGGCCGTCGCCGACGTCGCATAAACCGTCCCCTCAAACCCCTCTTTCACCAGTTTCGGAATGCGCCCGCAATGATCCAGATGAGCATGGGTCAGCAGAACCCCGTCAATCGTATTGGCCGGCACCGGAAATTCAGCCCAGTTGCGTGGCTTCAGATCGCGTTCCTGATACAGGCCGCAGTCAATCAGAAACCGCTTCCCGTTGGCTTCGAGATAATAGCAGGATCCCGTTACATTTTTTGCCGCGCCGAAAAAGTTGAGTTTAATCTGCATCTCCTGCTCCTATGTTATTTTTGATTTCCGATTGCTGATTTTTGATTCCCGGTTCTGCACCTGAATTCCACAATCTGAAGATCCGCAGGCTGAAAATCAAAAATACGCTATATCTTCCCAGTCAACCGCCTCGGTGCGGCAAATGGACGTATAGTCATTATACGCGGCAATCAAAGGATCAACAGCGAAATCGCCCGCTTTCAATTTTCCGATATTGCGTTCCAGCGTCCGGAAAAACCCGGGCAGCATGCCCTCTTCATCCATTGGGATCAGGCTTTTCTGAAACTGCTTTCCAAGCCTTGAAAAATCGCGTTCGCAGATCAGATAGCCGGCTTCCGTCCGGGCATTGGCATCCGCCGTATTGACTTCCCCGAAAAACTGCTGCTGCGCCGCAAGCGCATACACCGGAAGCTGACAATCGAGATTCCGAATAATCTCTGCGATATATTCATCCCGCTTCGTGCGGGCCTTTGACGACCCTTTATAATCCAGTACCCGCACTTTCTGCAGTTCCCCCGTCTCCTCAAAAATAAGATCAATGCGATCGATAGCCCCATGCACTTTCGTGCAGCTCAGGTCAACCGCAGTCTCGCCCCCGAATTTCAGTTCAAACAGTGCCGGATAGCGGTTTTCAGCGGCGCAGGTTTCCACATCATAACGCACAAAATTCAACACCATCTCAAGAATCTTCCGCCGCTCCGCCGCCCAGATACCGGGATGTCCCAGTTGTTCCTCATCCATCATCCGGTTCGCCACATCAAGGGCAAAGGCTTCGTAGTCCGCACAACGCTCCGGATCAAACGCCGCCAGCGGAACGGCATCCACACCGCCTTCGCTCCGGCGGCTCCATCCTCTGGAAGTTTTAACAGCAAAAAGGCGCGGCGCATCGATCCCGGATGTTCCGTTGGCAACGGCCGAATAAATTTCGTAGAGAATGGAGTGAATCAGTCCTCCGCGCTCCATCGGATCGGGCGTATCGTCCGCCACGCGCGGATCATAAATCCCGAATACACGTTCGAGCAGAAAAATATAGCGGTTCTGCGCCAGCGCTTCCAATGCCGTCGCACTGAGCTCCTGTTTCTTTTCCAACCACCGGTTCACCTGATCCTTCAACGCCTCAATATGCCCGCAGTAGACCGACGGTTTACGGTCTTCAATGGCGGTTTCCAGATACTCCTCACGTTCCGCTTCCATCTGCAGCATTTGCACCAGATGCTCAAGCCGGCCGCTAACAGGCGTTGCACGTTCAATACCGTCGGCAGACCGCCCGCCTTGAACCGCCGACTGCAAGGCCTCATCTTCCGCCCTGCACAACGGAAGCGGGATAATCGGCAGGAACGACTCTCCAGGCATCGGCAGGCGATCTTCGGGAGTCGTTAACTGCTGCGATTGCCAATGATCTGAAATAAAATTATCTTCGGCCAGAACGATAAGCCGACACTGATCGTACGGACTGAGCCGCATTTCTTCCTGCGCCGGCCAGCCCGCCAGATTCCACAGTTTGCGGAAATATTCGCCTTCGCCTTTTTCATTCCCCTCCTGGTCAACGGCCTGATAGGAAAA from Verrucomicrobia bacterium S94 carries:
- a CDS encoding MBL fold metallo-hydrolase codes for the protein MQIKLNFFGAAKNVTGSCYYLEANGKRFLIDCGLYQERDLKPRNWAEFPVPANTIDGVLLTHAHLDHCGRIPKLVKEGFEGTVYATSATAEIANIIMQDSAHIQEEDIKHKKRRHEKQGKKSPFPYEPLYTMEDAQKVSSMFQKVKYARPLTIGEGITAEFREAGHVFGSSSIRISITQGGETRTILFSGDVGRWDLPIMRDPHQYETADYVLIESTYGDRVHGEVKDIPGELARIINETVEAGGNIIIPSFALERTQELLYHLNGLVNEERIPLLPVFVDSPMAIKITDVFKKHPDLFDDETLEQLRAGDKPCDFPRLEMSRTVDQSKAIAHVKESAIIIAGSGMCTGGRVKHHLKSNLERPESTILFVGYQSRGTLGRIILDGAEEVRLFGETMPVKARVAKISGFSAHADQNELYQWISSIKQPPKKVFITHGEEEQAEAFGRFLTEKTGWNCIVPEYEQEVVLD